A genomic region of Pyramidobacter porci contains the following coding sequences:
- a CDS encoding LysR family transcriptional regulator, whose product MEPVEFREIAMILAVGEELSFTRAAEKNYISQPALSKIVRKVEKNLGAAIFDRGSSPLRITPEGQRFIEYFRRLEQVRHELEKYCESLRRQKKADLVIGAPSFFCTYVLPPLVASFQMEHPDFSAKLIETNDAELRELLRAGVLDLGLTVEENMPADLQSFALKSESIVLAAPRANPINARLRDFALDESDFHGGLVNEDAPCVSIGVFAGERFLFLKPGNDIRARGLKICHDAGFEPQIVMELDQLLTAYRLAEAGLGVAFIRASIPCYAGFSPDLCLYRLDHSDTQRQIRVVFNERTLANERQKSFVAYLKSCPEVR is encoded by the coding sequence ATGGAACCGGTCGAGTTTCGGGAAATCGCCATGATCCTCGCCGTCGGCGAGGAATTGAGCTTCACGCGCGCCGCGGAGAAAAACTATATCTCCCAGCCGGCGCTCAGCAAAATCGTGCGCAAGGTGGAAAAAAATCTCGGCGCCGCCATCTTCGACCGCGGCTCTTCGCCGCTCCGCATCACTCCCGAAGGACAGCGCTTCATCGAGTACTTCCGCCGCCTCGAGCAGGTGCGACACGAGCTCGAGAAATACTGCGAAAGCCTGCGCCGTCAAAAGAAGGCCGATCTCGTCATTGGCGCGCCGTCGTTCTTCTGCACTTACGTGCTGCCCCCGCTCGTGGCGTCGTTTCAGATGGAGCACCCCGACTTCTCCGCCAAGCTCATCGAGACCAACGACGCCGAATTGCGCGAGCTGCTTCGCGCCGGCGTGCTCGACCTCGGCTTGACGGTCGAAGAAAACATGCCGGCCGATCTGCAATCCTTTGCCCTCAAAAGCGAATCGATCGTCCTCGCGGCGCCGCGCGCCAATCCGATCAACGCCCGCCTGCGGGATTTCGCTCTTGACGAGAGCGACTTCCACGGCGGCCTGGTCAACGAGGACGCTCCCTGCGTGTCGATCGGAGTCTTCGCCGGCGAGCGCTTCCTGTTCCTCAAGCCCGGCAACGACATCCGCGCCCGCGGGCTGAAAATCTGTCACGACGCCGGCTTCGAGCCGCAGATCGTGATGGAGCTGGACCAGCTGCTCACGGCCTACCGTCTGGCCGAAGCGGGGCTTGGCGTGGCCTTCATCCGCGCCTCCATCCCCTGCTACGCCGGCTTTTCGCCGGATCTCTGCCTGTACCGCCTCGACCATTCCGACACGCAGCGGCAGATTCGGGTAGTCTTCAACGAACGGACCCTCGCCAACGAACGGCAGAAGAGTTTTGTCGCCTATCTCAAAAGCTGCCCGGAAGTCCGCTAA
- a CDS encoding peptide ABC transporter substrate-binding protein has product MRKRSWILAAAAALALCASACAAEKVFVYNLGVEPRTIDPVLNNATDGSTVIYNLFEGLVRVSLEDKPEPGLAKSWDVSEDGLTWTFHLRDGLKWHDGTPLTAEHFRYGLLRVVDPNVASPYAFLGFPIVNAENFYNGKCKAEDVGIRAVDNTTLELKLAYQNPLMLDHLSYHIFFPAKPEVVEAHPRDWTTSPDTILCNGPFYLTEWKHNAEMTLVKNPHYWDAENVKIDKVRVVMITDPNTALAAFKGGKIDFTKRLPSMQIPVLLKSAQAKTVNTLGVSFSVFNVTQPPFDNPLVRRAFALAVDRQGIVDKVTMAGQAPANAYIPYGLPGPEDGKDFRSAGKSYFSNRAQPEEARKLLAEAGYPDGKGFPKVTYKYNTNEGNKNIAEALQAMWKRNLGIEVELYNEEWKVFINTRFQKNYQIARHAYLVDFFDPASLMDILVSDSPENVTGYNNPEYDKLVVAARSEMDHAKRIGYLLKAEDILMQDLPVLPINYYSTPYMVSERVKGMYISPRNWDFFRGVEIVK; this is encoded by the coding sequence ATGAGAAAACGCAGTTGGATTTTGGCAGCAGCCGCGGCGCTTGCTTTGTGCGCGAGCGCGTGCGCGGCGGAGAAGGTCTTCGTCTACAACCTCGGCGTCGAACCGAGAACGATCGACCCGGTGCTGAACAACGCCACCGACGGCTCCACCGTCATCTACAACCTCTTCGAAGGTCTGGTGCGCGTGTCCCTCGAGGACAAACCCGAGCCGGGGCTGGCCAAGAGCTGGGACGTTTCCGAAGACGGCCTGACCTGGACGTTCCACCTCCGCGACGGCCTCAAATGGCACGACGGCACGCCGCTGACGGCCGAACACTTCCGCTACGGCCTGCTGCGCGTCGTCGATCCCAACGTCGCTTCGCCCTATGCCTTCCTCGGCTTCCCCATCGTCAACGCCGAAAACTTCTACAACGGCAAGTGCAAGGCCGAGGACGTCGGCATCAGGGCCGTCGACAACACCACCCTCGAGCTGAAGCTCGCCTATCAGAACCCGCTGATGCTCGACCACCTGTCCTATCACATCTTCTTCCCCGCCAAGCCCGAAGTCGTCGAAGCCCATCCCCGCGACTGGACGACCTCGCCCGACACGATCCTCTGCAACGGCCCCTTCTACCTTACCGAGTGGAAGCACAACGCCGAGATGACGCTCGTCAAAAATCCCCACTACTGGGATGCCGAGAACGTCAAGATCGACAAGGTCCGCGTCGTCATGATCACCGACCCCAACACCGCGCTCGCGGCCTTCAAGGGCGGCAAGATCGACTTCACCAAGCGTCTGCCTTCCATGCAGATCCCCGTTCTGCTCAAGAGCGCCCAGGCCAAGACCGTCAACACGCTCGGAGTCAGCTTCAGCGTCTTCAACGTCACGCAGCCGCCGTTCGACAATCCGCTCGTGCGCCGCGCCTTTGCGCTGGCCGTCGACCGTCAGGGCATCGTCGACAAGGTGACCATGGCCGGTCAGGCTCCGGCCAACGCCTACATCCCCTACGGCCTGCCCGGACCGGAAGACGGCAAGGACTTCCGCTCCGCCGGCAAATCCTACTTCAGCAACCGCGCTCAGCCCGAAGAGGCGCGCAAGCTGCTGGCCGAGGCCGGCTATCCCGACGGCAAGGGTTTCCCCAAGGTGACGTACAAGTACAACACCAACGAAGGCAACAAAAACATCGCCGAAGCCCTTCAGGCCATGTGGAAGAGGAACCTCGGCATCGAAGTCGAACTGTACAACGAGGAGTGGAAAGTCTTCATCAACACCCGCTTCCAGAAGAACTACCAGATCGCGCGCCACGCCTACCTCGTCGACTTTTTCGATCCCGCCAGTCTGATGGACATCCTCGTTTCCGACTCGCCCGAGAACGTCACCGGCTACAACAACCCCGAATACGACAAGCTCGTCGTGGCGGCCCGCAGCGAAATGGACCACGCCAAGCGCATCGGCTATCTGCTCAAGGCCGAGGACATCCTCATGCAGGATCTGCCCGTGCTGCCCATCAACTATTACTCCACCCCCTACATGGTCAGCGAGCGCGTCAAGGGCATGTACATCTCGCCCCGCAACTGGGACTTCTTCCGCGGCGTCGAGATCGTCAAGTGA
- a CDS encoding DUF3656 domain-containing U32 family peptidase — MKKSLELLAPAGTWEALEAAVNAGADAVYLGGKAFGARAYAGNFDRDELSRAVRFAHLHGVRLFVAVNTLADDREMRELADYLAFLSNAGVDAIIVQDLGVLRLARLVAPELPRHASTQMTITNAAGVRFAADCGMVRAVPARELSIADLRAAAAEDIEIEAFIHGALCVCYSGQCLMSSLIGGRSGNRGRCAQPCRMPYTLIGDSGENLLRGSAGAYLLSPRDLNTLDVLPQMIEAGVCSFKIEGRMKRPEYVAAVVDAYRRAIDSYLTGDYRVPERDRANVEQIFNRGFTTAYLTGRPGRKMISDSRPDNRGVIVGRVESLGRDRATIRLEKELRRGDGLEFAGTGESGAGTTVASLTVGGCTVERAPAGSLAEIDVPPGVRRDAPVFRTLDKKLIEYAATFYGEKNKRRVPVNARVSVAVGRPLEVEFSDGEGHTGTGRTSFLAEAARTRPLDEASLRRQLERLGATEYVLNGLELALEGELMVPVGEINEARRQACEALDRARLDDFLPPRRPVENAAASAQLERENAALKKLAAARPAEKTRLSVWTDRLDGVRAALDGGADWVIFGGDRYCGRDAGFSDCAAAVELIHAAGRRAALGTPRIVAEPQLRLFEKFLRHVQDSGADQLNVHNLGLWQLAREMELKIPLWADMSLNIYNSQSLLFWRESGAAGATPSVELNMPQIRHLAGVSPLPLECLVQGPVEMMVSEYNVGDSFLGGKGKDAAGRRGEIYLRDRTRAAFRLASDQFGRMHVLNSQDLCALDLVPRLREIGVARLRIDARTYRPDGIRRLTDLYRRALSGALRNPQNLPNTTRGHYSRGVM, encoded by the coding sequence ATGAAAAAATCCCTTGAACTGCTGGCGCCCGCCGGAACGTGGGAGGCCCTCGAAGCGGCGGTGAACGCCGGGGCCGACGCCGTGTATCTGGGCGGCAAGGCTTTCGGCGCGCGCGCTTACGCCGGTAATTTCGACCGCGACGAGCTGAGCCGTGCCGTGCGTTTTGCGCATTTGCACGGCGTGCGCCTGTTCGTGGCGGTGAACACGCTCGCGGACGATCGGGAGATGCGCGAGCTGGCGGATTACCTGGCTTTTCTGAGCAACGCCGGCGTGGACGCCATCATCGTGCAGGACCTCGGCGTTTTGCGTCTGGCCCGTCTCGTCGCGCCGGAACTGCCGCGGCACGCCAGCACGCAGATGACGATCACCAATGCGGCCGGCGTCCGCTTCGCCGCGGACTGCGGCATGGTTCGCGCCGTGCCGGCCCGCGAGCTTTCGATCGCCGATCTCCGGGCCGCCGCGGCCGAAGACATCGAGATCGAAGCGTTCATCCACGGCGCGCTGTGCGTCTGTTATTCCGGCCAGTGCCTGATGAGCAGTCTGATCGGCGGACGCAGCGGCAACCGCGGCCGCTGCGCTCAGCCCTGCCGCATGCCGTATACGCTGATAGGCGACAGCGGAGAAAATCTCCTGCGCGGTTCCGCCGGCGCGTATCTGCTCAGCCCCCGCGACCTGAACACGCTCGACGTGCTGCCGCAGATGATCGAAGCCGGCGTCTGTTCCTTCAAGATCGAAGGTCGCATGAAACGGCCCGAGTACGTGGCCGCGGTTGTCGACGCGTACCGCCGCGCCATCGACAGTTATCTGACGGGGGACTACCGCGTGCCGGAACGCGACCGCGCCAACGTCGAACAGATCTTCAACCGCGGCTTTACGACGGCGTACCTGACGGGACGCCCGGGACGGAAGATGATCAGCGATTCCCGCCCCGACAACCGCGGCGTGATCGTCGGCCGCGTCGAATCCTTGGGGCGCGACCGCGCCACAATCAGGCTGGAGAAGGAACTGCGCCGCGGCGACGGGCTCGAGTTCGCGGGCACAGGCGAAAGCGGCGCCGGTACGACCGTGGCTTCTCTGACCGTCGGTGGGTGCACGGTCGAGCGCGCTCCGGCCGGTTCTCTGGCCGAGATCGACGTGCCGCCCGGCGTGCGCCGGGACGCGCCCGTGTTCCGCACGCTGGACAAAAAACTGATCGAGTACGCCGCGACATTCTACGGCGAAAAGAACAAACGGCGCGTGCCCGTGAACGCCAGAGTTTCGGTGGCCGTCGGGCGTCCGCTGGAAGTCGAATTCAGCGACGGCGAAGGGCACACGGGAACGGGGCGCACAAGCTTCCTCGCCGAAGCGGCCCGCACGCGCCCTCTGGACGAAGCGTCGCTGCGCCGCCAGCTCGAGCGCCTCGGCGCGACGGAATACGTTCTGAACGGACTGGAACTGGCGCTCGAAGGTGAACTGATGGTCCCCGTCGGCGAGATCAACGAGGCCCGCCGCCAGGCCTGCGAAGCGCTGGATCGGGCGCGGCTCGACGATTTTCTGCCGCCGCGCCGCCCCGTGGAGAACGCCGCGGCTTCGGCGCAGCTCGAACGGGAAAATGCCGCTCTGAAAAAATTGGCCGCCGCGCGCCCCGCGGAGAAAACGCGGCTTTCCGTGTGGACCGATCGGCTCGACGGCGTGCGGGCGGCGCTCGACGGCGGCGCCGACTGGGTGATCTTCGGCGGCGACCGCTATTGCGGTAGAGACGCCGGCTTTTCCGACTGCGCCGCCGCGGTCGAACTGATCCACGCCGCCGGCAGGCGCGCCGCGCTCGGCACGCCGCGCATCGTCGCGGAACCGCAGCTGCGTCTTTTCGAAAAATTCTTGCGCCATGTCCAAGACAGCGGCGCCGACCAGCTCAACGTCCACAACCTCGGCCTCTGGCAGCTGGCGCGCGAAATGGAACTGAAAATCCCCCTGTGGGCCGACATGAGCTTGAACATCTACAACAGCCAGAGCCTGCTCTTCTGGCGCGAGAGTGGCGCCGCCGGCGCCACGCCGTCGGTCGAGCTGAACATGCCCCAGATCCGCCATCTGGCCGGCGTCAGCCCGCTGCCGCTGGAGTGTCTCGTGCAGGGCCCGGTCGAGATGATGGTGTCGGAGTACAATGTCGGCGACAGCTTCCTCGGCGGCAAGGGAAAAGACGCCGCCGGCCGCCGCGGGGAAATCTATCTGCGCGACCGCACGCGCGCGGCGTTCCGCCTGGCGAGCGACCAGTTCGGCCGTATGCACGTGCTCAACTCGCAGGATCTCTGCGCCCTCGACCTCGTGCCGCGGCTGCGGGAAATCGGCGTCGCCCGCCTGCGCATCGACG
- a CDS encoding ABC transporter permease yields the protein MTEKTSAEARPLRLPDLNDASLFEFVGAEEKNKAEFIRPSQTYWQDAWQRLKRDKLAMFGLFLIVCIFLMAIFGPLLSPYAYDEQDFLISNEFPSWAHPFGTDMFGRDMFVRVMYGARISLAVGLMASLINLTIGVIYGSISGFVGGRTDDVMMRIVDTIRSVPTMIYVILLMVVVGPGLKSIFITLGINYWTNMARIVRAEVMRVKNEEFVLAARVIGASPARMLLRHLIPNAMGPILVTLTFCIPQAIFAEAFLSFVGLGVSAPMASWGVLSSDAMNALMVYPYQLFFPAMAISLTILAFNFFGDGLRDALDPRLRK from the coding sequence ATGACTGAAAAAACTTCCGCGGAAGCGCGCCCGCTCCGCCTGCCCGATCTGAACGACGCGTCGCTGTTCGAGTTCGTCGGCGCGGAAGAGAAAAACAAGGCGGAGTTCATCCGCCCCAGCCAGACGTACTGGCAGGACGCCTGGCAGCGCCTCAAACGCGACAAGCTGGCGATGTTCGGCCTGTTCCTGATCGTCTGCATCTTCCTGATGGCGATCTTCGGGCCGCTGCTGTCGCCCTACGCCTACGACGAACAGGATTTCCTCATCTCCAACGAGTTTCCCTCGTGGGCGCATCCGTTCGGCACCGACATGTTCGGCCGCGACATGTTCGTGCGCGTCATGTACGGCGCGCGCATCTCGCTGGCCGTCGGCCTGATGGCCAGCCTGATCAACCTGACGATCGGCGTGATCTACGGCAGCATCTCCGGCTTCGTCGGCGGACGCACCGACGACGTGATGATGCGCATCGTCGACACGATCCGCAGCGTGCCGACGATGATCTACGTCATTCTGTTGATGGTCGTGGTCGGTCCGGGGCTGAAGAGCATTTTCATCACGCTGGGCATCAACTACTGGACCAACATGGCGCGCATTGTCCGCGCCGAGGTCATGCGCGTCAAAAACGAGGAGTTCGTGCTCGCGGCGCGCGTCATCGGCGCTTCGCCGGCGCGCATGCTGCTGCGGCACCTGATTCCCAACGCCATGGGACCGATCCTCGTCACGCTGACGTTCTGCATCCCGCAGGCGATTTTCGCCGAAGCGTTCCTGAGTTTCGTCGGCCTCGGCGTCAGCGCGCCGATGGCTTCGTGGGGCGTGCTCAGCAGCGACGCGATGAACGCGCTGATGGTCTATCCCTACCAGCTGTTCTTCCCCGCCATGGCGATCTCGCTGACGATCCTCGCGTTCAACTTCTTCGGCGACGGTCTGAGGGACGCGCTCGATCCGCGGCTGCGCAAGTAG
- a CDS encoding ABC transporter permease, whose product MLKYVLQRISTSLLTLFVIITLTFFLMRAIPGGPFTDEKVIPPEIMEKILERYHMNDPLWKQYGHYLWNAVHFDFGPSYRYEGMTVNQLISGSFPASALVGSLAILLSLIVGIPAGIISALRRGRWQDKTAMVLATLGITIPNYVIATLMVYFFAYRWGIVTVGFWEGLPTSILPAITLAGYPAAFISRLTRSSMLEVIQQDYIRTAYSKGLRERTVVYIHALRNAIIPVVTYLGPLIAGILTGSFVVEQVFGIPGLGLFFVTSIQNRDYTTIMGVTIFFSALLVFMNLLVDICLGFIDPRIKLAK is encoded by the coding sequence ATGCTGAAGTACGTGCTGCAAAGAATATCCACGAGTTTGCTGACGCTGTTCGTGATCATCACGCTGACGTTTTTTCTGATGCGGGCCATTCCGGGGGGGCCGTTCACCGACGAAAAGGTGATCCCGCCGGAGATCATGGAGAAAATTCTGGAACGCTACCACATGAACGACCCGCTCTGGAAACAGTACGGGCATTATCTGTGGAACGCGGTCCACTTCGATTTCGGCCCTTCTTACCGCTACGAGGGCATGACGGTCAACCAGCTGATTTCCGGTTCGTTCCCCGCCTCCGCGTTGGTCGGCTCGCTGGCGATTTTGCTCTCGCTGATCGTCGGCATCCCCGCGGGCATCATTTCGGCGCTGCGGCGAGGGCGATGGCAGGACAAGACGGCCATGGTGCTGGCCACGCTGGGGATCACGATACCGAACTACGTGATCGCCACGCTGATGGTCTATTTCTTCGCCTACCGCTGGGGGATCGTCACCGTCGGTTTCTGGGAAGGTCTGCCGACGTCGATCCTGCCGGCAATCACGCTGGCGGGCTATCCGGCGGCGTTCATCTCGCGCCTGACGCGCTCCAGCATGCTCGAAGTGATCCAGCAGGATTACATCCGCACCGCCTATTCCAAAGGGCTGCGCGAGCGCACGGTCGTGTACATCCACGCGCTGCGCAACGCGATCATCCCCGTCGTCACCTATCTGGGGCCGCTGATCGCAGGCATCCTCACGGGCAGCTTCGTCGTCGAGCAGGTGTTCGGCATTCCCGGGCTGGGGCTGTTTTTCGTGACGAGCATCCAGAACCGCGACTACACGACGATCATGGGCGTGACGATCTTCTTCAGCGCCTTGCTGGTGTTCATGAATCTGCTCGTCGATATCTGCCTCGGCTTTATCGATCCGCGCATCAAGCTGGCCAAATAG
- a CDS encoding pyridoxal phosphate-dependent aminotransferase, which produces MNIVEKFAMLGIDNAPGQESLQKSEQLDLRGEKLAGPRVDFSHGDVDAHLPTPGSFEAFSHGFFEGGAQAYTPYRGRRTVLEHVAEKLSAFNGAKIDPAQNLILTPGTQGALFLAMGANVMPGDKVAIVEPDYFANRKMVEFFGGELIPVQMDYADVSGKAGLDLAALEKAFQDGAKLFLFSNPNNPVGCVYSCEEICAIAALAKKYGAALIVDELYSRQVYPGVKYTHLAAQKEVPGNLITIIGPSKTESLSGFRLGAAFGSADVIERMEKLQAIMALRCPGYNQAVFSTWFNEPAGWMDARVAEHRRIRDDIMKVLAAAKGVSARATDGGSYLFVTIPELDVSLHAFIRVVRELADVIVTPGTEFGPQFLHQFRINFSQDHDKAVAAMKRLLAVMDRYRKNETAAKN; this is translated from the coding sequence ATGAATATCGTTGAAAAGTTTGCCATGCTCGGCATCGACAACGCGCCCGGCCAGGAAAGCCTGCAGAAGTCAGAACAGCTCGACCTGCGCGGCGAAAAGCTGGCAGGCCCGCGCGTCGACTTCTCTCACGGCGACGTCGACGCCCACCTGCCTACGCCCGGCAGTTTCGAAGCGTTTTCCCACGGCTTCTTCGAGGGCGGCGCTCAGGCTTACACGCCGTACCGCGGCCGCAGGACCGTGCTCGAACACGTGGCGGAAAAGCTTTCGGCCTTCAACGGCGCGAAGATCGATCCGGCGCAGAATCTGATCCTCACGCCCGGCACGCAGGGCGCCCTGTTCCTCGCCATGGGCGCGAACGTAATGCCCGGCGACAAAGTCGCCATCGTCGAGCCCGACTACTTCGCCAACCGCAAGATGGTCGAGTTCTTCGGCGGCGAGCTGATCCCCGTTCAGATGGATTACGCGGACGTTTCCGGCAAGGCCGGCCTCGACCTCGCCGCGCTGGAAAAAGCGTTTCAGGACGGCGCGAAACTGTTCCTTTTCTCCAACCCCAACAATCCCGTGGGCTGCGTCTATTCCTGCGAGGAAATCTGCGCCATCGCCGCGCTGGCGAAAAAATACGGCGCCGCGCTGATCGTCGACGAGCTTTACAGCCGCCAGGTCTACCCGGGCGTGAAGTACACCCATCTGGCCGCTCAAAAAGAAGTTCCCGGCAACCTGATCACCATCATCGGCCCCTCCAAAACCGAGTCGCTCAGCGGCTTTCGCCTTGGCGCGGCGTTCGGCAGCGCCGACGTGATCGAGCGCATGGAAAAGCTTCAGGCCATCATGGCCCTGCGCTGCCCCGGCTACAACCAGGCCGTGTTCTCCACGTGGTTCAACGAGCCGGCCGGCTGGATGGACGCCCGCGTCGCCGAACACCGGCGCATCCGCGACGACATCATGAAGGTTCTTGCCGCGGCGAAGGGCGTTTCCGCCCGGGCGACCGACGGCGGCAGCTATCTCTTCGTGACCATTCCCGAACTCGACGTCAGCCTGCACGCCTTCATCCGCGTCGTGCGCGAGCTGGCGGACGTGATCGTCACCCCCGGCACCGAGTTCGGCCCCCAGTTCCTGCACCAGTTCCGCATCAACTTCTCGCAGGACCACGACAAGGCCGTCGCCGCCATGAAGCGCCTGCTGGCCGTCATGGACCGCTACCGCAAAAACGAGACCGCCGCGAAAAACTGA
- a CDS encoding ABC transporter ATP-binding protein, whose protein sequence is MSENILTISDLHTSFFTPVGEVKAVGGVSLKLSKGEVLGIVGESGSGKSVTMLSMLHLLGPSGKVVGGSVNFEGQELTTMNYKQMSDIRANKISMIFQDPMTSLNPVLSVSYQLCEPLIRHKHMTKAEAKKRVIELLHDVGIEPAEERIGQYPHQFSGGQRQRLMIAMALACNPDLLIADEPTTALDVTVQAQILELMKDLQKKWNTAIILITHDLGVIAGMADRVAVMYSGHVVEEGTRRDIFYRPAHPYTQGLLKSVPNPDNLTKERLIPIKGQPPDLLNPPKGCPYALRCPKAMRVCLQYPPETQFVEEGHSAACWLQRAPHGGDAR, encoded by the coding sequence ATGTCGGAAAACATTCTCACGATCAGCGACCTGCACACCTCTTTCTTTACCCCGGTCGGCGAGGTCAAGGCCGTCGGCGGCGTCTCGCTGAAGCTCAGCAAGGGCGAAGTGCTGGGCATCGTCGGCGAATCGGGCAGCGGCAAGTCCGTGACGATGCTGTCGATGCTGCATCTGCTCGGTCCTTCGGGAAAAGTCGTCGGCGGTTCGGTCAACTTCGAGGGGCAGGAACTGACGACGATGAACTACAAACAGATGTCGGACATCCGCGCCAACAAGATCTCCATGATCTTTCAGGACCCGATGACCAGCCTCAATCCGGTGCTGTCCGTCTCGTACCAGCTGTGCGAACCGCTCATCCGCCATAAGCACATGACCAAGGCCGAGGCGAAAAAGCGCGTGATCGAACTGCTTCACGACGTCGGCATTGAGCCGGCCGAAGAGCGCATCGGCCAATATCCGCACCAGTTCTCCGGCGGGCAGCGCCAGCGCCTGATGATCGCCATGGCGCTGGCCTGCAATCCCGACCTGCTCATCGCCGACGAACCGACGACGGCGCTCGACGTCACCGTGCAGGCGCAGATCCTCGAACTGATGAAAGATCTGCAGAAAAAATGGAACACCGCCATCATCCTCATCACGCACGATCTCGGCGTCATCGCCGGCATGGCCGACCGCGTCGCCGTCATGTACAGCGGGCATGTCGTCGAGGAAGGGACGCGGCGCGACATTTTCTATCGCCCGGCGCATCCTTACACGCAGGGGCTGCTCAAGTCGGTGCCCAATCCCGACAACCTCACCAAGGAACGTCTGATCCCCATCAAGGGGCAGCCGCCCGATCTGCTCAACCCGCCCAAGGGCTGTCCGTACGCGCTGCGCTGTCCCAAGGCGATGCGCGTCTGCCTGCAGTATCCGCCCGAAACGCAGTTCGTCGAGGAAGGCCATTCAGCCGCGTGCTGGCTTCAGCGCGCGCCCCACGGAGGTGATGCGCGATGA
- a CDS encoding ABC transporter ATP-binding protein, translating to MTGNQEILLEVTDLVKHFNVPKGVVRSVDGVSFSIRRGETLGLVGESGCGKTTTGRTIIRLYDVTSGSVRWKGHELANLSQKEMIPYRKELQMIFQDPYASLNPRMTVGDIVIEPMVIHGVPRDERIDRMRRLLSIVGLNSEHANRYPHEFSGGQRQRIGIARALAVEPECIICDEPISALDVSIQAQIVNTLEDLQHDLGLTYLFIAHDLSMVKHISDRVAVMYLGNIVEVAGSNELYTNPLHPYTQSLLSAIPVPDPDKSDARKRIQLVGEVPSPIDPPSGCKFHTRCPRAFDRCGVEAPQLAGGEHQCACWLANN from the coding sequence ATGACCGGCAACCAGGAAATCCTTCTCGAAGTCACGGATCTGGTCAAGCACTTCAACGTGCCAAAGGGCGTCGTGCGCTCCGTCGACGGCGTGTCATTCAGCATCCGCCGCGGCGAAACGCTCGGCCTGGTCGGCGAGTCCGGCTGCGGCAAAACCACCACTGGACGCACGATCATCAGGCTGTATGACGTCACCTCGGGCAGCGTGAGGTGGAAAGGGCACGAGCTGGCAAACCTTTCGCAGAAGGAAATGATCCCCTACCGCAAGGAACTGCAGATGATCTTCCAAGATCCGTACGCCTCGCTCAATCCGCGCATGACCGTCGGCGACATCGTCATCGAGCCGATGGTGATCCACGGCGTGCCGCGGGACGAACGCATCGACCGCATGCGCCGCCTGCTTTCCATCGTCGGGCTCAACAGTGAGCACGCCAACCGCTACCCGCACGAGTTCTCCGGCGGGCAGCGCCAGCGCATCGGCATCGCCCGCGCGCTGGCCGTCGAGCCGGAATGCATCATCTGCGACGAGCCGATCTCGGCGCTGGACGTGTCCATCCAGGCGCAGATCGTCAACACGCTCGAAGACTTACAGCACGATCTGGGGCTGACGTATCTGTTTATCGCCCACGATCTGTCGATGGTCAAGCACATCAGCGACCGCGTCGCCGTCATGTACCTCGGCAACATCGTCGAAGTGGCGGGGAGCAACGAGCTTTACACCAATCCGCTTCATCCTTACACGCAGTCTCTGCTGTCGGCCATTCCCGTTCCCGACCCCGACAAGTCCGACGCGAGAAAGCGCATCCAGCTTGTCGGCGAAGTGCCCAGCCCGATCGATCCGCCTTCGGGCTGCAAGTTCCACACCCGCTGCCCGCGGGCGTTTGACCGCTGCGGCGTCGAAGCGCCGCAACTCGCCGGCGGCGAACATCAGTGCGCCTGCTGGCTGGCGAACAACTAG